A genome region from Candidatus Palauibacter soopunensis includes the following:
- a CDS encoding cytochrome ubiquinol oxidase subunit I — MKRWMTRGVATRGVLLAALALAVAIPLLAQAPGPDYGEFNFLGLDRRGAVWIAAQLHLLFAAFVLGVPMFAVVIEAIGMFGGDEKYDKLAKEFTRLLLVAYSATAIWGAILVFFLSTLYPRFWAYLTAIFAPSMWVYAGLFFLESFTLYLYYYGWDAWKKGAAKKVHWCLGIMLNVWGTIVMFIANGWLTYMMSPPEGLTADTAPQTVQLWSAINNATWMPINIHRLLANVVFGGAIVGAYAAYRFLTSKTDEERAHYDWMGYTGNLIAIGALIVLPFAGYWLGREIYEFSQQMGITMMGGFMSWLWIIQAFLIGILFLAGNYYLWIGMGRIPGAERFQPYIKWMLLVLVLGVIVWATPNTMIADRDEIAAMGGIRHPFLQVLGVMSAKNTAVNLMILTTFLSFLMYRRANKDPVVPWARAGTMLQGAAFALCAVVVVFYGVYGYFVTAIVRIGFSVYQVLAVLATILFVIGIDMAMLRGAKSRGEIRWGRMPDRSQYALLILAVTFTWLMGLMGFARSGIRQHWHVYEVIRDTSEQAFTPALGPAATIISICVLIFFALVGLIFWLGGLAERSVYQEAEAKVKAGQGRAALGDPVPAPSLGDVD, encoded by the coding sequence ATGAAGCGTTGGATGACCCGTGGTGTCGCGACCCGCGGCGTACTGCTCGCCGCCCTCGCACTGGCGGTCGCCATCCCGCTCCTCGCGCAGGCGCCGGGTCCCGACTACGGGGAGTTCAACTTCCTCGGGCTCGACCGTCGCGGCGCGGTCTGGATCGCGGCCCAGCTCCACCTGCTGTTCGCGGCCTTCGTGCTCGGCGTGCCCATGTTCGCCGTCGTCATCGAGGCGATCGGGATGTTCGGAGGGGATGAGAAGTACGACAAGCTCGCGAAGGAATTCACCCGCCTCCTGCTCGTGGCCTACAGCGCGACCGCGATCTGGGGCGCGATCCTCGTCTTCTTCCTCTCGACCCTCTACCCGCGCTTCTGGGCGTACCTCACGGCGATCTTCGCTCCGTCCATGTGGGTGTACGCCGGCCTCTTCTTCCTCGAATCGTTCACGCTCTATCTCTACTACTACGGGTGGGACGCGTGGAAGAAGGGCGCCGCAAAGAAGGTCCACTGGTGCCTGGGGATCATGCTCAACGTCTGGGGCACGATCGTCATGTTCATCGCGAACGGGTGGCTCACCTACATGATGAGTCCTCCGGAGGGACTCACGGCGGACACTGCGCCGCAGACCGTGCAGCTGTGGAGCGCGATCAACAACGCGACCTGGATGCCGATCAACATCCACCGGTTGCTGGCGAACGTGGTGTTCGGCGGCGCGATCGTCGGCGCCTACGCGGCGTACCGCTTCCTTACGAGCAAGACCGACGAGGAACGCGCGCACTACGACTGGATGGGCTACACCGGAAACCTCATCGCGATCGGCGCGCTCATCGTCCTCCCCTTCGCCGGCTACTGGCTCGGACGGGAGATCTACGAGTTCAGCCAGCAGATGGGCATCACGATGATGGGCGGCTTCATGAGCTGGCTCTGGATCATCCAGGCCTTCCTCATCGGCATCCTCTTCCTCGCGGGCAACTACTACCTGTGGATCGGGATGGGGCGGATTCCGGGGGCGGAACGTTTCCAGCCCTACATCAAGTGGATGCTGCTCGTGCTGGTCCTGGGCGTCATCGTATGGGCCACGCCCAACACGATGATCGCGGACCGGGACGAGATCGCCGCCATGGGAGGGATCCGGCACCCGTTCCTGCAGGTGCTCGGGGTGATGAGCGCGAAGAACACGGCCGTCAACCTCATGATCCTGACGACGTTCCTCTCCTTCCTCATGTACCGGAGGGCGAACAAGGATCCCGTGGTGCCATGGGCCCGCGCGGGGACGATGCTGCAAGGGGCGGCCTTCGCGCTGTGCGCCGTCGTCGTCGTGTTCTACGGCGTGTACGGCTATTTCGTGACCGCGATCGTGCGGATCGGCTTCTCCGTCTACCAGGTGCTGGCGGTCCTGGCGACGATCCTGTTCGTCATCGGGATCGACATGGCGATGCTCCGGGGCGCCAAATCCCGGGGCGAGATCCGGTGGGGCCGGATGCCGGACCGGTCGCAGTACGCGCTCCTCATCCTCGCGGTCACGTTCACGTGGCTCATGGGGCTGATGGGCTTCGCGCGCAGCGGGATCCGGCAGCACTGGCACGTCTACGAAGTGATCCGGGACACGAGCGAGCAGGCGTTCACCCCGGCGCTCGGGCCGGCGGCGACGATCATCAGCATCTGCGTGCTCATCTTCTTCGCGCTCGTCGGCCTCATATTCTGGCTCGGCGGCCTGGCGGAACGCTCCGTGTACCAGGAAGCCGAGGCGAAGGTGAAGGCCGGGCAGGGGCGTGCCGCGCTCGGCGATCCGGTGCCGGCGCCTTCCCTCGGCGACGTGGACTAG
- a CDS encoding carboxypeptidase regulatory-like domain-containing protein encodes MRSHFWNRSAALLAVAAMAACGGGGGSSEGAGDDAGEAAPAAAAVDPSTVGTIAGMANFGGMVPTMEAIDMSAEEDCAAGYGADGPMAQNVLVSEGGLANVFVYLSEGVSGAPAASGAAALDQVNCRYTPHVLGVQSGQDIEISNSDNLLHNINATPTENRGFNISQPRAGITSTQRFQVAEVMVPVRCDVHGWMQAYIGVVDHPYFAVTGADGSYSIANVPAGDYTMTAWHEEFGTMTASVTVTAGGTAEASFDYSGEMMGADVPMGDALVIKHGTDRIRVERTQ; translated from the coding sequence ATGCGATCGCATTTCTGGAACCGTTCGGCCGCCCTGCTGGCCGTCGCAGCGATGGCCGCGTGTGGCGGCGGCGGCGGATCGTCCGAAGGCGCGGGGGACGACGCGGGCGAGGCGGCGCCGGCCGCCGCCGCGGTGGATCCGTCGACCGTCGGCACCATCGCGGGCATGGCCAATTTCGGCGGGATGGTCCCGACAATGGAGGCCATCGACATGTCGGCCGAGGAGGATTGCGCCGCCGGCTACGGCGCGGACGGGCCGATGGCGCAGAACGTCCTCGTGTCCGAAGGCGGCCTCGCCAACGTGTTCGTCTACCTGAGCGAGGGCGTCTCCGGCGCGCCGGCCGCGTCGGGCGCGGCGGCGCTCGACCAGGTGAACTGCCGCTACACGCCGCACGTGCTCGGCGTGCAGAGCGGGCAGGACATCGAGATTTCGAACAGCGACAACCTGCTCCACAACATCAATGCCACCCCGACCGAGAACCGCGGCTTCAACATCAGCCAGCCCCGGGCCGGGATCACGAGCACGCAGCGCTTCCAGGTAGCGGAAGTCATGGTGCCGGTGCGCTGCGACGTGCATGGCTGGATGCAAGCGTACATCGGCGTTGTCGACCACCCGTATTTCGCGGTGACGGGCGCCGACGGGAGCTACTCGATCGCCAACGTCCCGGCAGGCGACTACACGATGACGGCGTGGCACGAAGAGTTCGGCACGATGACGGCGAGCGTGACCGTCACGGCGGGTGGGACGGCCGAGGCGTCGTTCGACTACAGCGGCGAGATGATGGGCGCCGACGTCCCCATGGGTGACGCGCTGGTCATCAAGCACGGCACCGACCGCATCCGGGTGGAGCGCACGCAGTAA
- a CDS encoding cytochrome c, translating into MRRYLSHPFWQGAIVIVVSYVAFEWVIGYVLPVIGVASAPVPSSVILQYMLTVLVGIVLYMSADEARWKSFKKPIHETMVARDRKTLRGILMVALPVLVGWLAYQNVRPSYAAPATLRSVHPAPPNQLTFRGEAIELTGLENPLHAEGSMEEHLAVGKRIYVRNCVPCHGDLLDGQGHYAPAFNPVPADFTSSGNLPQLTESYVFWRIVKGGPGLPREGTPWDSAMPAWETILEQDEIWATILYLYDQTGFTPRTWEEEGEGGHE; encoded by the coding sequence ATGAGGCGTTACCTGTCCCATCCGTTCTGGCAGGGCGCGATCGTCATCGTCGTGTCCTACGTCGCGTTCGAGTGGGTGATCGGATACGTGCTGCCGGTGATCGGCGTGGCGAGCGCTCCCGTGCCGAGTTCGGTCATCCTGCAGTACATGCTGACCGTTCTGGTGGGCATCGTCCTCTACATGAGCGCGGACGAGGCGCGCTGGAAGAGCTTCAAGAAGCCGATCCACGAGACCATGGTCGCGCGCGACCGGAAGACGCTGCGGGGGATCCTCATGGTCGCGCTTCCGGTCCTCGTCGGCTGGCTCGCCTATCAGAACGTGAGGCCGAGCTACGCGGCGCCGGCCACGTTGCGCTCCGTGCACCCCGCGCCGCCGAACCAGCTCACCTTCCGCGGGGAGGCGATCGAACTCACGGGGCTCGAGAACCCGCTGCACGCGGAAGGCTCCATGGAGGAGCACCTGGCGGTCGGAAAGCGGATCTACGTCCGCAACTGCGTGCCCTGCCATGGCGACCTGCTCGACGGCCAGGGACACTACGCGCCGGCCTTCAACCCGGTCCCCGCCGACTTCACGAGTTCCGGCAACCTGCCCCAGCTCACCGAGAGCTACGTGTTCTGGCGTATCGTCAAGGGCGGTCCCGGCCTCCCGCGCGAGGGGACCCCATGGGACTCGGCCATGCCGGCCTGGGAGACGATCCTCGAGCAGGACGAGATCTGGGCAACGATTCTCTATCTCTACGACCAGACCGGGTTCACGCCGCGCACATGGGAGGAAGAAGGGGAAGGGGGCCACGAATGA
- the coxB gene encoding cytochrome c oxidase subunit II: MDWALPPNYSTFGIVIDQLFWIILVITGIAFLLVEGGILWFCIKYRGREGARAHYTHGSNKVEIIWTVIPAIIIAILGAYSAMVWDDIKGSSNRPEDALEFLVVGKQFEWNITYPGMDRTLGTGDDFTVRNQFHFPVNEDITILLESEDVIHSFFIPELRVKQDAVPGMTIPVWFDATQTGDFEIACAELCGLGHYYMMASVTVHSAADFDAWQAGQATAQ; the protein is encoded by the coding sequence GTGGATTGGGCGCTGCCCCCGAACTACTCGACATTCGGCATTGTGATCGACCAGCTGTTCTGGATCATCCTCGTCATCACGGGGATCGCCTTTCTCCTCGTGGAGGGGGGGATTCTCTGGTTCTGCATCAAGTATCGCGGACGTGAAGGGGCGAGGGCGCACTACACGCACGGATCGAACAAGGTGGAGATCATCTGGACGGTGATCCCGGCCATCATCATCGCGATCCTCGGCGCCTACTCGGCCATGGTCTGGGACGACATCAAGGGGAGCTCCAACCGGCCGGAGGATGCGCTCGAGTTCCTCGTCGTGGGCAAGCAGTTCGAGTGGAACATCACCTATCCCGGCATGGATCGGACGCTGGGCACCGGAGATGACTTCACCGTCCGCAACCAGTTCCACTTCCCGGTGAACGAGGACATCACGATCCTGCTCGAGTCCGAGGATGTGATCCACTCCTTCTTCATCCCCGAACTCCGCGTGAAGCAGGACGCGGTGCCGGGCATGACCATCCCGGTGTGGTTCGACGCGACCCAGACCGGGGACTTCGAGATCGCGTGCGCCGAGCTATGTGGCCTGGGCCACTACTACATGATGGCGAGCGTAACCGTGCACAGCGCGGCGGACTTCGACGCCTGGCAGGCCGGCCAGGCGACCGCCCAGTGA
- a CDS encoding c-type cytochrome: MTALRRSAFGMLALGGFAILAVSAAPPLSGQEDAAAAGKVVYDRWCAECHGETGQGDGSAAASMLPRPRDFTQALYQIRTTGSGQLPTDADIRFAIENGLPGTTMPGWPNLSDQEIDDVIVYLKSFSRFFAQGPAPEPLDFGSDPGGGPAAIEAGAAAYLTMLCEECHGLSGRGDGTSAPTLEDWRGLPIRAADLTEAWVLNGGSSVEDMHTRMLTGLDGTPMPSAIDAMNSGVVSPDEVWQLAHYLASLGPREMPPLREVIRVGRAEGGLPADGGEEAWAGVEAFYFPMSGQVVQVPRNFAPTVDGLWVQGLHDGNDIALRVQWNDPSNSPDPNWDEWQDKITAALDLDGADPIVLDSAGAPTARPPDAVLLQFPFELPEGTDRPYFLMGDAREPVYLWTWDSETGVGAGRGRGLDSVEPLAEDPVAGEATWEEGRWTLYLRRSIEVESDGLDFAEGTPTPIAFQAWDGSSAEAGKRSSVSTWYYILLEPPASSTVVVTPLLAMLLTGAFGLVLVRRAQDRRRDG, translated from the coding sequence ATGACGGCGCTCCGACGCAGCGCCTTCGGGATGCTCGCGCTTGGCGGGTTCGCCATCCTCGCCGTTTCCGCCGCGCCCCCGCTGTCGGGGCAGGAGGATGCGGCCGCCGCGGGCAAGGTCGTGTACGACCGCTGGTGCGCCGAATGTCACGGCGAGACCGGGCAGGGGGATGGCTCCGCCGCCGCCTCGATGCTGCCGCGGCCGCGGGACTTCACGCAGGCTCTCTACCAGATCCGGACGACCGGGAGCGGACAGCTCCCGACGGACGCGGACATCCGGTTCGCGATCGAGAACGGGCTCCCGGGTACGACGATGCCGGGCTGGCCCAATCTCTCGGACCAGGAGATCGACGACGTCATCGTCTACCTGAAGAGCTTCTCGAGGTTCTTCGCCCAGGGGCCGGCGCCGGAACCGCTGGACTTCGGGTCCGACCCGGGCGGCGGTCCCGCGGCGATCGAGGCGGGCGCGGCGGCGTATCTCACCATGCTGTGCGAGGAATGCCACGGCCTGTCCGGGCGCGGTGACGGGACCTCGGCACCGACGCTGGAGGACTGGCGGGGCCTCCCTATTCGAGCGGCCGACCTCACGGAGGCGTGGGTTCTGAACGGTGGCAGCAGCGTCGAGGACATGCATACCCGGATGTTGACCGGACTGGACGGCACGCCGATGCCGTCGGCGATCGACGCCATGAACTCGGGCGTCGTCTCGCCCGACGAGGTCTGGCAACTGGCGCACTACCTCGCCTCGCTCGGGCCGCGCGAGATGCCGCCGCTGCGGGAAGTGATCCGCGTCGGGCGTGCCGAGGGGGGGCTGCCGGCCGATGGTGGGGAAGAGGCCTGGGCGGGCGTCGAAGCCTTCTACTTCCCGATGTCGGGCCAGGTCGTGCAGGTGCCGCGCAACTTCGCGCCGACGGTCGATGGGCTCTGGGTGCAGGGGCTCCACGACGGAAATGACATCGCACTGCGCGTGCAGTGGAACGACCCATCGAACAGCCCGGACCCGAACTGGGACGAGTGGCAGGACAAGATCACGGCCGCGCTCGACCTGGACGGCGCGGACCCCATCGTTCTCGACAGCGCCGGCGCGCCGACCGCGCGGCCCCCGGACGCTGTGCTCCTCCAGTTCCCGTTCGAACTGCCGGAGGGCACCGATCGGCCGTATTTCCTCATGGGGGACGCCCGGGAGCCGGTCTATCTCTGGACGTGGGATTCGGAAACCGGCGTCGGCGCGGGACGCGGGCGGGGACTGGACTCCGTCGAACCGCTCGCGGAGGACCCGGTAGCGGGAGAAGCGACGTGGGAGGAGGGGCGCTGGACGCTCTATCTCCGCCGCTCGATCGAAGTCGAAAGCGACGGCCTCGATTTTGCCGAGGGCACTCCGACGCCCATCGCTTTCCAGGCGTGGGATGGATCCAGCGCCGAGGCGGGAAAGCGCAGTTCCGTGAGCACATGGTACTACATTCTCCTCGAACCTCCGGCATCCAGCACGGTCGTCGTGACGCCCCTGCTGGCCATGCTCTTGACGGGGGCCTTCGGTCTCGTTCTCGTGCGCCGGGCCCAGGACCGCCGGAGGGATGGATGA